GTCCTGAACCCTGAGAAGCCATTCGATCAGTGTCAGTTTCTTAGCCTGTATGTTCATCGGTAATAGCTTTTTGTAAAGTTAACGGTTTTGACAAAAGCTATGTTTCAGGATGGACGCCGTGCTAACACCATCAAAGTTCCGAGGATTCTCGTGGTTTATCCAGCACTTTGCGGATGGCATTCGCCTCCTGCATCATGCGGCGAAGCTTGTCGATATGGCCGGCGCTGATCTCGTCCCGGAACTGTTGTACGATGGCGATGTAAGCATCCAGCACTTCGAGGATGTACTTGTCATTCTCCATATACACCTGCGCCCACATCTCCGGTGAACTCTTCGCCAGACGTACGGTGGAGCTGAAACCTCCACTTGCCAGGTTGAAGATCGCCTTTTCGTTTTCCTCCTTTTCCAGTACAGCCAGCGCCAGGGCAAAAGAACTGATGTGTGAAATGTGTGACACGTAAGCCGCGTGCATGTCGTGTGCATCGGCATTCATGTACAGCAACCGCATGCCCAGCACGGTGTACATGTCTTCCACCCGTTGAACCGCTTCGGGCGCCGAAGCTTCCTTGTCGCAAATGATGCCCACCTTGCCACGGAACAAGTCGGGAATAGCTGCCCTCGGACCCGAATGCTCGGTACCTGCCATCGGATGTGACGACACATATTGTTTCCGGTTCGGGTGACCTGCGATCACGCGGGCAATGGAAGCCTTGGTGGAACCCATGTCGGTGACCACCTGGTGGGGTTTGATCTTGTCGAGTATTTTCGGAAGTACTTCCTTGATGGCAATTACGGGAATGGACAGCACCACGAGGTCGGCATGTTGCAACGCCTGATCCAGCGTGGCCACTTCGTCTATCAGGCCCAACTCAAGGGCGGTTGCGGCGTTCGCCACACTGCTATCCACACCCGTTACCTTGCTGGCAAAGCCGGCCGCTTTGAGGTCCATTGCAAGGGACCCTCCGATCAAACCCAAACCTACGACTGCAATCTGCATGATGTATTACGTTGTTACGTATGACGTTTGA
The DNA window shown above is from Flavobacteriales bacterium and carries:
- a CDS encoding prephenate dehydrogenase; this encodes MQIAVVGLGLIGGSLAMDLKAAGFASKVTGVDSSVANAATALELGLIDEVATLDQALQHADLVVLSIPVIAIKEVLPKILDKIKPHQVVTDMGSTKASIARVIAGHPNRKQYVSSHPMAGTEHSGPRAAIPDLFRGKVGIICDKEASAPEAVQRVEDMYTVLGMRLLYMNADAHDMHAAYVSHISHISSFALALAVLEKEENEKAIFNLASGGFSSTVRLAKSSPEMWAQVYMENDKYILEVLDAYIAIVQQFRDEISAGHIDKLRRMMQEANAIRKVLDKPRESSEL